One Mycobacteroides salmoniphilum DNA segment encodes these proteins:
- a CDS encoding aldehyde dehydrogenase family protein, with translation MTVYARPGAQGSLMTFASRYENFIGGQWVPPAQGRYFENRTPVTGEVFCEIPRSGEADVEKALDAAHAAAAGWAKTSPADRALILNRIADRMESNLESIAVAESWDNGKPIRETLNADIPLAVDHFRYFAGVLRAQEGSLSQIDEDTVAYHFHEPLGVVGQIIPWNFPLLMASWKLAPAIAAGNTVVLKPAEQTPASILYLFSLIGDLLPPGVVNIVNGFGVEAGKPLASSSRIAKIAFTGETSTGRLIMQYASQNLIPVTLELGGKSPNLFFSDVMAAGDDFQDKALEGFTMFAFNQGEVCTCPSRSVIQADIFDEFLELAAIRTKAIRQGDPLDTETMMGAQASHEQLEKILSYIDIGKSEGARLVTGGERAELGGDLSGGYYVTPTVFAGTNSMRIFQEEIFGPVLAVTSFADYDDAIAIANDTPYGLGAGVWSRNGNIAYRAGRDIKAGRVWTNCYHQYPAHAAFGGYKRSGIGRENHKMMLDHYQQTKNLLVSYSSTAQGFF, from the coding sequence GTGACTGTTTACGCCCGCCCGGGTGCGCAGGGATCGCTGATGACGTTCGCGTCCCGCTACGAGAATTTCATTGGCGGGCAATGGGTTCCCCCGGCGCAGGGACGATACTTCGAGAACCGCACTCCGGTGACGGGGGAGGTGTTCTGCGAGATCCCGCGCTCCGGTGAAGCAGATGTCGAGAAGGCACTCGATGCCGCACACGCCGCAGCGGCCGGATGGGCCAAGACCTCGCCGGCAGATCGGGCGCTCATCCTCAACAGGATCGCCGACCGGATGGAATCCAACCTGGAGTCCATCGCCGTTGCCGAGTCGTGGGACAACGGCAAGCCCATCCGCGAGACACTGAACGCGGACATCCCGCTGGCCGTCGATCACTTCCGATACTTCGCCGGTGTCCTTCGGGCGCAAGAGGGTTCACTCTCGCAGATCGACGAGGACACCGTCGCCTATCACTTCCACGAACCGCTCGGTGTGGTCGGGCAGATCATCCCGTGGAACTTCCCGCTGTTGATGGCGAGCTGGAAACTTGCCCCGGCCATCGCCGCCGGGAACACGGTGGTACTCAAGCCCGCCGAACAAACCCCCGCCTCGATCCTGTACTTGTTCTCGCTCATCGGCGACCTCCTGCCGCCGGGTGTGGTGAACATCGTCAACGGGTTCGGGGTAGAGGCGGGAAAGCCGTTGGCCTCCAGCAGCCGGATCGCCAAGATTGCGTTCACCGGCGAAACCAGCACGGGCCGGTTAATCATGCAGTACGCCAGCCAAAACCTGATCCCGGTGACACTGGAGCTCGGTGGTAAGAGCCCCAACCTCTTCTTCTCTGACGTGATGGCTGCCGGTGACGACTTCCAGGACAAGGCCCTGGAAGGGTTCACGATGTTCGCGTTCAACCAGGGCGAGGTGTGCACCTGTCCTTCGCGCAGCGTGATACAGGCCGACATCTTCGATGAGTTCCTGGAACTGGCCGCCATCCGCACCAAGGCCATCCGCCAGGGCGACCCGCTGGACACCGAGACAATGATGGGGGCGCAGGCCTCTCATGAGCAGCTCGAGAAGATCTTGTCCTATATCGACATCGGCAAATCCGAAGGGGCACGGCTGGTTACCGGCGGCGAGCGCGCGGAACTCGGTGGTGACCTGTCGGGTGGCTACTACGTCACCCCGACCGTCTTCGCCGGGACCAACTCGATGCGGATATTCCAGGAGGAGATCTTCGGGCCGGTGCTGGCCGTGACTTCGTTCGCCGACTACGACGACGCCATCGCCATCGCCAACGACACCCCCTACGGCCTGGGTGCGGGAGTGTGGAGCCGCAACGGCAACATCGCCTACCGCGCCGGGCGAGACATCAAGGCGGGCCGCGTGTGGACCAACTGCTACCACCAGTATCCCGCGCACGCCGCCTTCGGCGGATACAAGCGGTCCGGCATCGGCCGCGAGAACCACAAGATGATGCTCGACCACTACCAGCAGACCAAGAACCTGCTGGTGTCCTACAGCTCCACGGCGCAGGGATTCTTCTGA
- the ribH gene encoding 6,7-dimethyl-8-ribityllumazine synthase has protein sequence MSGGDGIPSLKVGDASGLSVAIVASTWHDQICTALLEGAKRVTVDAGIDRPTVVRVLGAIEIPVVAQALARTHDAVVALGVVIQGQTPHFTYVCDAVTTGLTRVSLDTSTPVANGVLTVNNEQQALDRAGLPGSSEDKGAQAAAAALDTALTLRRLRQPWTEA, from the coding sequence GTGAGCGGCGGCGACGGTATCCCGTCACTGAAAGTCGGTGACGCATCGGGGCTTAGCGTGGCAATCGTGGCCAGCACCTGGCATGACCAAATCTGCACCGCGCTCCTGGAAGGCGCCAAGCGTGTCACCGTCGACGCGGGTATCGACCGTCCGACGGTGGTGCGGGTACTCGGCGCCATCGAGATACCCGTGGTGGCGCAGGCCCTCGCTCGTACCCATGACGCCGTTGTCGCGCTCGGGGTTGTGATCCAGGGCCAGACACCGCATTTCACCTACGTCTGCGATGCGGTCACCACCGGGCTGACCCGTGTTTCCCTGGATACCAGCACGCCGGTCGCCAACGGGGTGTTGACCGTGAACAACGAGCAGCAGGCCCTCGACCGTGCCGGTCTGCCGGGGTCGTCTGAGGACAAGGGCGCCCAGGCGGCGGCCGCCGCACTGGATACCGCGCTGACGCTGCGCCGGCTCCGTCAGCCCTGGACCGAGGCGTGA
- a CDS encoding riboflavin synthase — MFTGIVEELGEILGREDLGDSARLTVLGPLVVEDAKHGDSIAVNGVCLTVVDVRPGGVFTTDVMGETLSRSSLDKIVTGTKVNLERAAAVNSRLGGHIVQGHVDGTGEVLTRAPSENWEVVRVSLPEAVARYVVHKGSITVDGVSLTVSGLGPDWFEVSLIPTTLGLTTLGSAAVGTTVNLEVDVIAKYVERLLEHRS, encoded by the coding sequence ATGTTCACTGGAATCGTTGAGGAGCTTGGCGAGATCCTGGGTAGAGAAGATCTTGGCGACTCTGCCCGGCTCACTGTGCTCGGCCCGCTCGTTGTCGAGGATGCGAAACACGGCGATTCGATCGCCGTGAACGGCGTCTGCCTCACGGTGGTCGACGTGCGCCCCGGTGGAGTCTTCACCACCGACGTCATGGGGGAGACGCTGTCACGGTCGAGCCTGGACAAGATCGTGACCGGAACGAAGGTCAATCTGGAGCGAGCCGCGGCGGTCAACAGCAGGCTCGGCGGGCACATCGTGCAGGGACACGTGGACGGCACCGGCGAGGTGCTCACCCGTGCACCGTCAGAGAATTGGGAAGTGGTGCGTGTCTCACTGCCGGAGGCAGTGGCCCGCTACGTGGTCCACAAGGGCTCGATCACCGTGGACGGGGTGTCGCTGACCGTGTCCGGACTGGGGCCGGACTGGTTCGAGGTATCGCTCATTCCCACCACGCTGGGGTTGACGACGCTCGGATCGGCGGCGGTGGGCACCACGGTGAATCTCGAGGTGGATGTGATCGCCAAGTACGTCGAACGCCTGCTCGAGCACCGTTCTTAG
- a CDS encoding PH domain-containing protein: protein MTESPGDREWELILKPHLSPYFVYAAAFVIAAAHVAVGLLLKISPNSGVIFKTSDQVGIALVGFVIAGVVLMFARPRVRAGEAGIEVRNVLGPKLIPWPEVVGVSFPAGAQWARLDLDDYEYEPLMAIQTVDKQRAVDAMDALRGLVAKYAEQSTA from the coding sequence GTGACCGAATCGCCGGGCGACCGTGAATGGGAGCTCATCCTGAAACCGCACCTGTCGCCGTACTTCGTATACGCGGCTGCGTTCGTCATCGCGGCCGCGCACGTCGCGGTGGGCCTGTTGCTGAAGATCTCGCCCAATAGCGGGGTGATTTTCAAGACCTCCGACCAGGTCGGAATCGCGTTGGTGGGCTTCGTTATCGCGGGCGTGGTCCTTATGTTCGCCCGCCCTCGGGTGCGTGCCGGTGAGGCAGGTATCGAGGTGCGCAATGTGTTGGGCCCCAAGCTTATTCCGTGGCCAGAGGTAGTCGGCGTCTCATTTCCGGCCGGTGCGCAATGGGCACGGCTGGACCTGGATGACTACGAGTACGAGCCGTTGATGGCCATTCAGACGGTTGACAAGCAGCGCGCCGTAGACGCGATGGACGCGCTGCGCGGGCTGGTTGCGAAGTACGCGGAGCAGTCAACGGCCTAA
- a CDS encoding bifunctional 3,4-dihydroxy-2-butanone-4-phosphate synthase/GTP cyclohydrolase II has protein sequence MTRLDSIERAVADIAAGKAIVVVDDEDRENEGDLIFAAEKATPELVAFMVRYTSGYLCVPLAGEDCDRLGLLPQYAVNQDKHGTAYTVTVDAKNGIGTGISASDRAATMRLLADAASAADDFTKPGHVVPLRAKEGGVLRRPGHTEASVDLAKLAGLRPAAVICEIVSQKDEGAMAQTEELRVFADEHNLALVSIADLIEWRRKHEKHVERIAEARIPTQHGEFRAVGYTSIYDEVEHVALVLGDISGPEGDGNDVLVRVHSECLTGDVFGSRRCDCGPQLDAAMEMVAKEGRGIVLYMRGHEGRGIGLMHKLQAYQLQDAGEDTVDANLKLGLPADARDYGLGAQILVDLGVKSMRLLTNNPAKRVGLDGYGLHIIERVPLPVRANSENIRYLRTKRDRMGHDLADLDDHPEADGA, from the coding sequence ATGACCAGGTTGGACAGCATCGAACGCGCTGTCGCCGATATCGCCGCCGGTAAGGCCATCGTCGTCGTCGACGATGAGGATCGGGAGAACGAAGGCGATCTGATATTCGCCGCGGAGAAGGCCACGCCGGAATTGGTGGCGTTTATGGTGCGGTACACGTCGGGGTACCTCTGTGTACCGCTGGCCGGGGAGGACTGCGACCGGCTCGGACTGCTACCCCAATACGCGGTGAATCAGGACAAGCACGGCACCGCGTACACGGTCACCGTCGATGCGAAAAATGGTATCGGGACCGGGATTTCGGCTTCCGATCGCGCGGCGACGATGAGGCTCTTGGCCGATGCGGCGAGCGCCGCCGATGACTTCACCAAGCCGGGACACGTTGTTCCGTTGCGCGCCAAGGAAGGTGGGGTGCTGCGGCGCCCCGGCCACACCGAGGCGTCGGTCGACTTGGCCAAGCTGGCCGGGCTGCGGCCCGCCGCGGTGATCTGCGAGATCGTCAGCCAGAAGGACGAGGGCGCGATGGCGCAGACCGAAGAGTTACGGGTCTTCGCCGACGAGCACAACCTCGCGCTGGTCTCGATCGCGGACCTGATTGAGTGGCGCCGCAAGCATGAGAAGCATGTGGAGCGGATCGCCGAGGCGCGGATCCCCACTCAGCACGGCGAGTTTCGGGCGGTGGGTTACACCAGCATCTACGACGAGGTCGAGCACGTGGCGCTGGTGCTGGGGGACATCTCCGGACCCGAGGGCGACGGAAACGATGTGCTGGTGCGGGTGCACTCCGAATGTCTGACCGGCGACGTATTCGGTTCGCGCCGTTGTGATTGCGGTCCGCAGCTGGACGCCGCGATGGAGATGGTGGCAAAGGAGGGCCGTGGCATCGTGCTGTACATGCGCGGCCACGAGGGGCGAGGCATCGGACTGATGCACAAGCTGCAGGCCTACCAGCTGCAGGATGCCGGTGAGGACACCGTGGATGCGAATCTCAAGCTCGGCTTGCCCGCCGACGCGCGCGACTATGGTTTGGGCGCGCAGATTTTGGTCGACTTGGGTGTGAAGTCCATGCGGCTGCTGACCAACAACCCCGCCAAGCGTGTGGGGTTGGACGGTTATGGGCTGCACATCATCGAGCGGGTCCCGCTGCCGGTGCGTGCCAACTCGGAGAACATTCGGTACCTGCGCACCAAGCGGGACCGGATGGGGCACGATCTGGCTGATCTGGATGATCACCCCGAGGCAGACGGCGCGTGA
- a CDS encoding MspA family porin translates to MLKSLVTLTAVCALAASAPLALAEPGDDPAPVQPVADAPPPPPVDTGAMPSAEPGTLPTPDGWILAVAAKDESLLPVAPLTTALSSREYIVGGTFIGGVKGSGKTKLAGGTLEAGYQIGCGITGGPVELMGGVSLQPSISMAGVPSASAGIVGQIKVGLKPGTVTIVPVNKKAFEGTTTRTTITGFRIKIDGCVGQSFIRSYATFTSSTENTDDVVTYMGITKAV, encoded by the coding sequence ATGCTGAAAAGTCTTGTCACTCTGACTGCAGTCTGCGCGCTTGCTGCTTCGGCGCCCCTCGCCTTAGCAGAACCCGGTGATGATCCGGCCCCAGTCCAGCCGGTGGCCGACGCACCGCCGCCCCCTCCCGTCGACACCGGCGCGATGCCCTCGGCAGAGCCGGGTACCTTGCCCACTCCGGACGGCTGGATCCTCGCGGTGGCCGCTAAGGACGAAAGCCTGCTGCCGGTGGCCCCGCTGACCACCGCGCTGTCCTCACGCGAGTACATCGTCGGGGGCACGTTCATCGGTGGGGTGAAGGGTTCGGGTAAGACCAAGCTGGCCGGTGGAACGCTGGAGGCCGGGTACCAGATCGGCTGCGGTATCACCGGTGGTCCCGTGGAGCTGATGGGTGGTGTCAGCCTCCAGCCGTCGATCAGCATGGCGGGTGTGCCCAGCGCCAGCGCCGGCATCGTCGGTCAGATCAAGGTCGGCCTGAAGCCCGGTACGGTGACCATCGTTCCGGTCAACAAGAAGGCCTTCGAGGGCACCACCACGCGCACCACCATTACCGGATTCCGTATCAAGATCGACGGCTGCGTCGGTCAGTCCTTCATCCGGTCATACGCCACCTTCACCAGCTCCACGGAAAACACCGATGACGTGGTCACCTACATGGGTATTACCAAGGCCGTCTGA
- a CDS encoding methionine ABC transporter permease: protein MTTNWERLRPQLFEAFVDTLYMVSITLVVGGLIGLGLGVLLYTTRSGGLLQNRVLHALLNVVVNIVRPIPFVVLIAALGPITLGVVGTTIGTTAVVFVMIVAASFAIARIVEQNLVTIDPGVIEAARAVGAGPLRIILTLLVPEALGPLILGYTFVLIGIVDMSAMAGLVGGGGLGDFAIVQGYQRFNWQVTIVSTVIIIALVQAAQFLGNYLARKALRR from the coding sequence ATGACGACGAATTGGGAGCGGCTGCGGCCGCAATTGTTCGAGGCCTTCGTCGACACCCTTTACATGGTGTCGATCACCTTGGTGGTGGGTGGCCTCATCGGCCTGGGATTGGGAGTGTTGTTATACACGACCAGATCCGGTGGGCTGCTGCAGAACCGGGTGCTGCACGCGCTCCTCAATGTGGTGGTCAATATCGTCCGGCCCATACCGTTCGTGGTGCTGATCGCCGCCCTGGGGCCCATCACGCTCGGGGTCGTGGGGACGACCATCGGCACCACGGCGGTGGTGTTCGTGATGATCGTCGCGGCGTCATTCGCGATCGCCCGCATCGTGGAACAGAATCTGGTGACCATCGACCCCGGGGTCATCGAGGCGGCGCGCGCCGTCGGCGCCGGTCCGTTGCGTATCATCCTGACGCTACTGGTGCCGGAAGCGTTGGGGCCCTTGATTCTCGGCTACACCTTTGTGCTGATAGGGATTGTCGACATGTCCGCGATGGCAGGGTTGGTCGGCGGCGGCGGGCTTGGCGACTTCGCGATTGTGCAGGGTTACCAGCGTTTCAATTGGCAAGTGACAATCGTGTCGACCGTCATCATCATCGCGCTGGTTCAGGCGGCACAGTTCTTGGGGAACTATCTGGCGCGCAAGGCGCTTCGGCGATAG
- the eat gene encoding ethanolamine permease: MATTKHGLVEEHIESADYLRKRQLRSGSAGWVLLAGLGVSYVVSGDYSGWNFGLGQGGFGGLAIATVVIAGMYLALVLGMAELSSALPTAGGGYTFARRALGPWGGFATGTAILIEYSIAPAAIATFIGAYVQSLGLFGITNGWWVYLVAYAVFIGIHLSGVGEALKVMFVITAIALVGLLIFAVAAAGHFDIHNLTNIAVDAGAAGASSVLPHGYLGIWAAIPFAIWFFLAVEGVPLAAEETANPERNVPRGIIAAIGVLLVTCAIALVLTTGAGGAEQMSDSGNPLVEALGHGTAAKSVNYIGLAGLIASFFSIIYAYSRQLFALSRAGYLPTVLSVTNSRKAPTLALIVPGIIGFALSLTGHGDLLLNMAVFGAALSYVLMMVSHIVLRVREPNMPRPYRTPGGVVTTGFALVVAVLAVIATFLVNPVAAGLCLAVFAAFMVYFALYSRHRLVANSPDEEFAMLAEAESELT, encoded by the coding sequence ATGGCGACCACCAAGCATGGCCTCGTCGAGGAGCACATCGAGAGCGCGGATTATCTGCGTAAGCGCCAACTCAGATCGGGGAGCGCGGGCTGGGTGCTGCTGGCCGGCCTCGGGGTGAGTTATGTGGTGTCCGGCGACTATTCGGGCTGGAACTTCGGTCTGGGCCAAGGCGGGTTCGGTGGACTGGCGATCGCCACCGTGGTGATCGCCGGCATGTACCTGGCGCTGGTGCTGGGTATGGCGGAGCTGTCTTCGGCACTGCCGACGGCGGGCGGCGGCTACACCTTCGCGCGCCGCGCACTCGGCCCGTGGGGTGGATTTGCCACGGGCACAGCAATTCTCATCGAGTACTCGATCGCCCCGGCGGCCATCGCCACCTTTATCGGCGCATACGTCCAGTCGCTGGGTCTGTTCGGCATCACCAACGGATGGTGGGTCTATCTGGTCGCCTATGCCGTGTTCATCGGCATTCATCTGTCGGGCGTCGGTGAGGCGCTGAAGGTGATGTTCGTCATCACCGCGATTGCATTGGTGGGCCTGCTGATCTTCGCGGTCGCCGCGGCAGGCCATTTCGACATCCACAATCTGACCAATATCGCGGTGGACGCAGGTGCCGCGGGGGCTTCGAGCGTCCTGCCGCATGGCTACCTGGGAATCTGGGCCGCCATTCCGTTCGCGATCTGGTTCTTCCTCGCTGTCGAGGGCGTTCCGCTCGCGGCCGAGGAGACGGCCAACCCGGAACGCAATGTGCCGCGCGGGATCATCGCGGCCATCGGTGTGCTGCTGGTGACCTGTGCGATAGCGCTGGTGCTGACCACCGGCGCCGGCGGTGCGGAACAGATGTCGGATTCAGGTAATCCGCTCGTCGAGGCGCTCGGCCACGGTACCGCCGCCAAGTCGGTCAACTACATCGGTTTGGCGGGGCTCATAGCCAGCTTCTTCTCGATCATCTACGCGTATTCACGTCAGCTGTTCGCGCTTTCCCGTGCGGGCTATCTGCCGACGGTTCTGTCGGTGACCAACTCCCGCAAGGCCCCGACGCTGGCACTCATCGTCCCGGGCATCATCGGATTCGCACTGTCGCTGACGGGGCACGGTGACCTGCTGCTCAATATGGCGGTCTTCGGTGCTGCCCTGAGCTACGTGTTGATGATGGTCAGCCACATCGTGCTGCGGGTGCGTGAGCCGAACATGCCGCGCCCGTACCGCACCCCCGGCGGCGTCGTCACCACCGGCTTCGCCCTGGTCGTCGCGGTGCTGGCGGTCATCGCGACATTCCTGGTCAACCCGGTGGCGGCGGGCCTGTGTCTGGCCGTGTTCGCGGCGTTCATGGTGTATTTCGCGCTCTACAGCCGCCATCGCCTGGTGGCGAATTCGCCCGATGAGGAGTTCGCGATGCTTGCGGAGGCCGAAAGCGAGCTCACGTGA
- a CDS encoding helix-turn-helix domain-containing protein: MATTRSATRRGAVRASLASVRDAHDLFVAGQVDGSYLESIPLPRLVTDSWQRSLATGVDPDRGPGEAAAATRLTELRSSHPLAGALPVIRRLLVDHATDSGVLVGVTAADGALLWVEGDPGAGRKAAGMNFVPGADWSERAVGTNAPGTALALDREVQIRGSEHFCRLVRSWSCTAVPIHDPVTGAPLGSIDLTGGSAVASAQTLALVRATAVAVEHFIALNYPRPGQPDRGTEPRLTLLGADRPILHTGDGQHGMRTHRLSGRHAEIMALLLRHPEGLSADHLAMLLDENDLDVVTIRAEMSRLRRIVGGELIVSRPYRLLTHVGSDMSDVFAALRAGDITRAIDCYAGQLLPRSAAPAIGRLRLELSASLRGAVLAGGDLHLLRRWLDLPEARDDREGWQALHDHHGAGALVQSEALGHLIALDSDLA, translated from the coding sequence GTGGCGACTACGAGAAGTGCAACGCGCCGCGGGGCCGTCCGCGCATCGTTGGCTTCCGTACGTGACGCGCACGATCTGTTCGTGGCGGGTCAGGTAGACGGTTCGTATCTCGAATCGATACCTCTGCCGCGGCTGGTGACCGACAGTTGGCAGCGGAGCCTGGCCACCGGGGTTGACCCGGACCGCGGGCCTGGCGAGGCGGCCGCCGCGACGCGACTGACCGAACTGCGCAGCAGCCATCCCCTCGCCGGGGCGCTACCGGTCATTCGTCGGCTGCTGGTAGACCACGCCACCGACTCGGGTGTGCTGGTGGGAGTCACCGCGGCCGACGGTGCGCTGCTCTGGGTGGAAGGTGATCCCGGCGCGGGGCGCAAGGCGGCCGGCATGAACTTCGTGCCCGGTGCCGACTGGAGTGAGCGGGCAGTGGGCACCAATGCCCCGGGTACCGCCCTCGCGCTGGATCGTGAGGTGCAGATCCGCGGCAGCGAGCACTTCTGCAGGTTGGTCCGGTCGTGGTCGTGCACCGCGGTGCCGATACATGATCCGGTGACCGGAGCACCCCTGGGAAGCATCGATCTGACGGGCGGTTCGGCGGTTGCCTCGGCCCAGACCCTGGCACTGGTGCGCGCAACGGCGGTTGCCGTCGAGCATTTCATCGCCCTGAACTACCCGCGACCGGGCCAGCCGGACCGCGGCACGGAACCGCGGTTGACCTTGCTCGGCGCCGACCGCCCGATTCTGCACACCGGCGACGGGCAGCACGGGATGCGCACCCACCGGCTGTCTGGTCGCCACGCCGAGATCATGGCGCTGCTACTGCGTCACCCCGAGGGTCTGAGCGCCGACCATCTGGCGATGCTGCTCGACGAAAACGATCTCGACGTCGTCACCATCCGCGCGGAGATGTCGCGACTGCGCCGCATCGTGGGAGGCGAGCTGATCGTGTCCCGCCCCTACCGGCTGCTCACCCATGTCGGAAGCGATATGAGTGATGTCTTCGCCGCGCTTCGCGCCGGAGACATCACCAGGGCCATCGACTGCTATGCGGGCCAGTTATTGCCGCGGTCCGCCGCACCGGCGATCGGGAGATTGCGCCTGGAATTGAGCGCGAGCCTTCGTGGCGCCGTACTTGCCGGCGGCGATCTGCACCTGTTGCGCCGCTGGCTCGATCTTCCCGAGGCGCGCGATGACCGTGAGGGCTGGCAGGCGCTGCACGATCATCACGGTGCGGGCGCGCTCGTCCAGTCTGAGGCCCTTGGCCACCTCATCGCGCTGGATTCCGATCTCGCCTGA
- a CDS encoding MspA family porin, whose product MLKSLVTLTAACALAASAPLALADPDDPPPVQPVADAPPPADGPPPDNGVVGSEDPGIVKTPDGWILTVGAKDETQLPIPPLTTATSSREYLAGGTFTGSAKGGGSSKLSGGTLEAGYQIGCGISLNTVKLNGSIGLNAGLGTAGITSVGMPIQGQIEVHPQPGEVINVSVDKKKYKGSDVRITLKDVHIKIDGCIGQSFLRSYAVLTSSSKDNDDIVAYYGVTKTV is encoded by the coding sequence ATGCTCAAGAGTCTCGTCACCCTGACCGCCGCGTGCGCACTCGCCGCATCGGCGCCGCTCGCTCTGGCGGACCCAGACGACCCGCCACCCGTGCAGCCCGTGGCCGACGCCCCGCCGCCCGCCGACGGCCCGCCGCCCGACAATGGCGTGGTGGGCTCCGAGGACCCGGGCATCGTCAAGACCCCCGACGGCTGGATCCTCACCGTGGGCGCCAAGGATGAGACCCAGTTGCCCATCCCGCCGCTGACGACCGCCACCTCCTCCCGTGAGTACCTCGCCGGTGGCACGTTCACCGGTTCGGCCAAGGGTGGCGGCAGTAGCAAGCTGTCCGGCGGCACCCTGGAGGCCGGCTACCAGATTGGTTGCGGTATCAGCCTGAACACCGTCAAGCTGAATGGCTCGATCGGCCTCAACGCCGGCCTGGGTACGGCCGGTATCACCAGCGTCGGTATGCCCATTCAGGGCCAGATCGAGGTGCACCCCCAGCCCGGTGAGGTCATCAACGTCTCGGTCGACAAGAAGAAGTACAAGGGCAGCGACGTGCGCATCACCCTCAAGGACGTGCACATCAAGATCGACGGCTGCATCGGACAGTCGTTCCTGCGTTCCTACGCGGTGCTGACCAGCTCGTCGAAGGACAACGACGACATCGTCGCCTACTACGGCGTCACGAAGACCGTCTAA